One Enterococcus silesiacus genomic window carries:
- a CDS encoding tryptophan synthase subunit beta (catalyzes the formation of L-tryptophan from L-serine and 1-(indol-3-yl)glycerol 3-phosphate) has protein sequence MYNQPTEGFYGDFGGQFVPETLMYAVKELEDVYAASKTDEAFQSELNYYLKQYVGRENPLYFAERLTDYAGGAKIYLKREDLNHTGAHKINNTIGQILLAKKMGKKKVVAETGAGQHGVATATVAALFGMECTIFMGAVDVARQSLNVFRMELLGAKVESVTSGSKTLKDAVNEALRFWVANVEDTHYVMGSVLGPHPFPEIVRDYQSIIGIEARRQFLEVENKLPDAVIACVGGGSNAMGIFYPFINDNVALIGVEAAGLGLDTEAHAASINKGRTGVLHGAMMKLLQDDDGQILEAFSISAGLDYPGLGPEHCHLNEIQRASYESVTDQEALDAFKILCQTEGIIPALESAHAISHALKVAKELGSDKQIIVCLSGRGDKDVQQIKELFEQEDA, from the coding sequence ATGTATAATCAACCAACTGAAGGATTTTATGGAGATTTCGGTGGTCAATTTGTTCCTGAGACATTGATGTATGCGGTTAAGGAATTAGAGGATGTTTATGCAGCATCAAAGACAGATGAAGCATTTCAAAGTGAGCTGAATTACTATTTAAAACAATACGTAGGACGAGAAAATCCATTGTACTTTGCGGAACGTTTAACAGACTATGCAGGTGGTGCTAAGATTTATTTAAAAAGAGAAGATTTGAATCACACTGGTGCTCATAAAATCAATAACACGATCGGACAAATTTTATTAGCAAAAAAAATGGGGAAGAAAAAAGTCGTCGCTGAAACAGGAGCGGGACAACATGGTGTGGCAACCGCTACAGTTGCGGCTTTATTCGGAATGGAATGTACGATTTTTATGGGAGCAGTCGATGTGGCTCGCCAGTCACTGAATGTTTTTCGGATGGAATTGTTAGGGGCGAAAGTTGAAAGTGTGACTTCTGGTAGTAAAACGCTAAAAGATGCCGTTAACGAAGCACTGCGTTTTTGGGTTGCAAATGTTGAAGATACGCATTATGTAATGGGCTCTGTCTTAGGGCCGCATCCGTTTCCTGAAATTGTGCGAGATTATCAAAGTATTATCGGAATCGAGGCTAGGCGTCAGTTTTTAGAAGTGGAAAATAAATTACCAGATGCAGTTATTGCGTGTGTCGGCGGCGGTAGTAATGCGATGGGGATTTTCTATCCGTTCATCAATGATAATGTTGCACTGATTGGTGTTGAGGCAGCTGGTTTAGGATTAGACACAGAAGCTCATGCCGCATCGATCAATAAAGGGAGGACGGGTGTCCTTCATGGCGCAATGATGAAGCTGCTTCAAGATGATGATGGGCAAATTTTAGAAGCTTTTTCGATTTCAGCTGGCTTAGATTATCCAGGACTTGGACCGGAACACTGTCATTTAAACGAAATACAAAGAGCAAGCTATGAGTCAGTGACCGACCAAGAAGCGTTGGATGCGTTTAAAATTTTATGCCAAACAGAAGGGATCATACCAGCTTTAGAAAGTGCCCATGCTATTAGTCATGCGCTAAAAGTCGCAAAAGAACTTGGATCAGATAAGCAAATCATCGTTTGTCTTTCAGGGCGCGGAGATAAAGATGTCCAGCAAATCAAAGAGTTATTTGAACAGGAGGATGCGTAA
- a CDS encoding N-(5'-phosphoribosyl)anthranilate isomerase has protein sequence MKVKICGLKTKEHVDLAVNFGADYLGFVFAESKRQITPEKAKEITRNVPKEVKKVGVFVSPSYAEVETVIQQANLDIVQIHGILMTEKLSVPVIRAIPVNKAIQETLRQEPETDFLLFDAPPQEFVGGNGQVFDWQQLDTSLIKNRKIIIAGGLTTENVLQAKRRFNPYAVDVSSGVETNGVKDPEKIIAFLKKVT, from the coding sequence ATGAAAGTCAAAATTTGCGGATTAAAAACGAAAGAACACGTTGATTTAGCAGTGAACTTTGGTGCAGATTATCTTGGCTTTGTTTTTGCAGAGAGTAAACGTCAAATTACACCTGAAAAAGCAAAAGAAATCACGAGAAATGTACCAAAAGAAGTTAAAAAAGTTGGGGTCTTTGTTTCGCCTAGTTATGCAGAAGTTGAAACCGTCATTCAGCAAGCTAATCTTGATATCGTGCAGATCCATGGTATTTTAATGACAGAAAAATTGTCAGTTCCAGTCATTCGGGCAATACCTGTTAATAAGGCAATACAAGAAACCCTTAGACAAGAACCAGAGACAGATTTTCTGCTTTTTGATGCACCACCACAGGAGTTTGTCGGTGGTAACGGTCAAGTCTTTGATTGGCAGCAATTAGATACGAGCCTCATTAAAAATAGAAAAATAATTATTGCAGGAGGCTTAACTACTGAAAATGTTCTGCAAGCTAAGCGAAGATTCAATCCTTACGCCGTTGACGTGTCCAGTGGAGTAGAGACAAATGGCGTAAAAGATCCTGAAAAAATCATTGCTTTTCTAAAGAAAGTTACTTAG
- a CDS encoding indole-3-glycerol phosphate synthase encodes MDFLEKIINAKQQEVKESPIEIVQPLRETYSFYQQVKEHPEKMHIIGEVKRASPSKGAINLSVNVIDQAKAYEQAGVTAISVLTDEHFFKGSIEDLRQVAAQVSIPVLCKDFIIDEKQLIRARNAGATIVLLIVAALSKQKLKELYTKAIELGLEVLVEVHDEQELRRAEELSAQLIGVNNRNLKTFKVSLDVSQTLGEKQETDAVYISESGFSTAEQVKLVKENYQAVLVGEGLMKTNDPKEKVKELQVLR; translated from the coding sequence ATGGATTTTCTAGAAAAAATTATCAATGCCAAACAACAAGAAGTAAAAGAGTCACCCATAGAAATAGTTCAACCACTGCGAGAAACATACTCGTTTTATCAACAAGTCAAAGAACATCCTGAGAAAATGCATATCATTGGAGAAGTCAAACGAGCATCACCATCTAAAGGTGCAATCAATTTGTCAGTCAATGTCATCGATCAGGCAAAAGCCTATGAGCAAGCAGGCGTTACGGCTATTTCAGTATTGACAGACGAACATTTCTTCAAAGGATCGATTGAAGACCTGCGCCAAGTTGCGGCACAAGTGAGTATTCCAGTTTTATGTAAGGATTTTATCATTGATGAAAAACAACTTATTCGAGCAAGAAATGCTGGCGCGACGATCGTTTTATTGATCGTTGCAGCATTGTCTAAGCAAAAGTTAAAAGAACTATATACAAAAGCCATTGAACTGGGGTTAGAAGTACTTGTGGAAGTTCATGATGAACAAGAGCTAAGACGCGCAGAAGAATTGTCGGCGCAACTGATCGGTGTGAATAATCGCAATTTGAAAACATTTAAGGTTTCGCTAGATGTTAGTCAAACCCTAGGTGAAAAACAAGAAACAGATGCGGTTTACATTAGTGAATCAGGTTTTTCAACGGCTGAACAAGTCAAACTGGTAAAAGAAAATTATCAAGCCGTTTTAGTAGGCGAAGGATTAATGAAAACCAATGATCCTAAAGAAAAGGTCAAAGAATTGCAGGTTTTGCGATGA
- a CDS encoding anthranilate phosphoribosyltransferase, which yields MHELFEKVYKNEHLTRLEAEQVAEKIFEGQLTDSQIAAFLTALKCKGETAEEMAGIADTIQKKAVMIDCQKENVMDNCGTGGDRSGSFNISTTAAFVLAAGGVTVAKHGNRSISSKSGSADIFECLGVDINLSPEKTSLILNEVGLAFLFAPHMHPKMKYVMKVRKELGTPTILNLIGPLTNPVALTSQLMGTYRRDLLEETAKTLSELGRSRAVVVNGAGGLDEASLAGTTHFALLEDNQITMHTIEPEEFGFARLPLEAIRGGNAKQNTETLLSVLKNQASPYLDTVLLNAGLGFFSNGKVGTIQEGIVLAKECVASGAAFYKLEQLIQVQKEVA from the coding sequence ATGCACGAACTATTTGAGAAGGTATACAAGAATGAACACCTAACACGTTTAGAAGCAGAGCAAGTAGCCGAAAAAATCTTTGAAGGTCAATTAACGGATAGCCAAATTGCAGCCTTTTTAACAGCACTAAAATGCAAAGGCGAAACGGCTGAAGAAATGGCTGGAATCGCCGATACGATTCAAAAAAAGGCCGTAATGATCGATTGTCAAAAAGAAAATGTGATGGACAATTGTGGAACAGGCGGGGATCGCTCAGGCAGTTTTAATATTAGTACAACAGCGGCATTTGTGTTAGCTGCGGGCGGCGTAACGGTTGCCAAACATGGTAATCGCAGTATTTCTAGTAAGTCGGGCAGTGCAGATATTTTTGAGTGTTTAGGTGTAGATATCAACTTGTCACCAGAAAAAACAAGTCTGATCCTTAATGAAGTGGGACTGGCCTTTCTATTTGCCCCCCATATGCATCCAAAAATGAAATATGTCATGAAAGTCCGGAAAGAATTAGGAACACCAACCATTTTAAATTTGATCGGTCCATTAACCAATCCAGTCGCACTGACTTCACAATTAATGGGTACTTATCGTCGCGATTTATTGGAAGAAACGGCAAAAACGTTGAGTGAATTGGGTCGCAGTCGTGCAGTAGTTGTTAACGGAGCAGGTGGTTTGGATGAAGCTTCCCTTGCAGGAACGACACATTTTGCCTTATTAGAAGATAACCAAATCACGATGCATACGATCGAACCAGAAGAATTTGGGTTTGCGCGTCTTCCTTTAGAGGCCATTCGTGGTGGTAATGCGAAACAAAATACAGAAACGCTATTGTCTGTTTTAAAGAATCAAGCAAGCCCTTATTTGGATACAGTGTTATTGAATGCTGGATTAGGATTTTTCAGTAATGGTAAAGTGGGAACAATTCAAGAAGGAATTGTATTAGCGAAAGAATGTGTGGCAAGTGGAGCCGCTTTTTATAAACTAGAACAGCTGATCCAAGTGCAAAAGGAGGTTGCTTAA
- a CDS encoding anthranilate synthase subunit II: MILLIDNYDSFTHNLAQLLGFEQDVTIVRNDSDDIFRLVEQATAIVISPGPGTPTETGHVKEVIKQFYQSKPMLGICLGHQTIAEVFGAQVIIAKEVRHGKQSVIKVNRNNQLFKGTHFENTVMRYHSLVIDQQTLPKEFMITALAADDQEIMAIEHQEYPIFGLQFHPESIGTPSGAIIIKNFIQLMEEKRYARTI, encoded by the coding sequence ATGATTTTACTGATCGATAATTATGATTCATTTACACATAATCTGGCTCAATTACTTGGCTTTGAACAGGACGTAACCATTGTCCGCAATGATTCAGACGATATTTTTAGATTAGTAGAACAAGCCACAGCGATCGTCATTTCACCAGGTCCTGGAACGCCGACAGAGACGGGGCATGTAAAAGAAGTAATCAAACAATTTTATCAAAGCAAACCCATGTTAGGCATTTGCTTGGGGCATCAAACGATTGCAGAAGTGTTTGGTGCTCAGGTAATAATAGCGAAAGAAGTTCGGCACGGGAAACAATCAGTGATCAAGGTCAATCGGAATAATCAACTGTTTAAAGGCACTCATTTTGAAAACACTGTTATGCGTTATCACTCTTTAGTCATCGATCAACAAACGCTACCAAAAGAATTTATGATTACAGCATTAGCAGCGGATGATCAGGAAATTATGGCAATCGAACATCAAGAATACCCGATTTTTGGTCTTCAATTTCATCCCGAATCGATCGGTACACCAAGTGGAGCCATAATCATCAAAAATTTTATCCAACTAATGGAGGAAAAACGCTATGCACGAACTATTTGA
- a CDS encoding anthranilate synthase (with component II, the glutamine amidotransferase, catalyzes the formation of anthranilate from chorismate and glutamine), with amino-acid sequence MQLIKEIQADYLTAVSAFLRIHGTNKCLLESIPRDKSKGRYSIIAWDAVSEITCFGHQLTIDGQTNTVKDPLKEIEKYVLKKEELVKELPFQGGAIGYVGYDVLACYEDLGKLPFDELNVPDIHFYLFDSYLIFDHVGEKIFLVEADTYSNRSEEALNEAIKQKINELQTPNVEEQKVIHLKKLNYQSNFTKESFEQVVTKVKDYIKQGDLFQMVPSQRLTADFEEEPFDYYRRLRVTNPSTYLYFLDFGETYVIGSSPESLVSVKNQIVTTNPIAGTRKRGQTVEQDLTLEQELLTDEKERAEHLMLIDLGRNDVGRISEIGSVEVPVYMIVEKYRFVMHLVSVVTGKLKPELTAMDALKATLPAGTVSGAPKIRAMQRIYEIEPVKRNIYAGAVGYLSKNDQADFAIAIRTMVIRKNKAYVQAGAGIVYDSDPTKEYEETLQKAKALLEVGK; translated from the coding sequence ATGCAATTGATCAAAGAAATCCAAGCCGACTATCTAACAGCGGTATCCGCATTCTTAAGAATCCATGGGACAAACAAATGCCTTTTAGAAAGTATTCCTAGAGATAAAAGCAAAGGGCGTTATTCGATCATTGCTTGGGATGCCGTTTCTGAAATCACTTGTTTTGGTCACCAACTAACGATTGATGGACAAACCAATACGGTAAAAGATCCATTAAAAGAAATCGAAAAATATGTATTGAAGAAAGAAGAACTCGTAAAAGAACTGCCTTTCCAAGGTGGTGCGATCGGTTATGTCGGCTATGATGTGCTTGCCTGCTATGAAGATTTAGGCAAGCTGCCATTTGATGAATTGAATGTTCCTGATATCCACTTTTATCTATTCGATTCCTATTTGATTTTTGATCATGTCGGTGAAAAAATCTTTTTAGTCGAAGCTGACACTTACTCAAATCGAAGCGAAGAAGCATTAAACGAAGCCATCAAGCAAAAAATAAACGAATTGCAAACGCCTAACGTAGAAGAACAAAAAGTAATCCATTTAAAAAAGCTGAACTACCAAAGCAACTTTACCAAAGAAAGCTTTGAACAAGTAGTTACCAAAGTAAAAGACTATATCAAGCAAGGTGATCTATTCCAAATGGTCCCTTCACAACGTTTAACAGCTGATTTTGAAGAAGAGCCGTTTGATTATTACCGCAGATTACGAGTCACTAATCCATCAACCTATCTGTATTTTTTAGATTTTGGTGAAACGTATGTGATCGGCTCTTCACCAGAAAGTCTAGTCAGTGTCAAAAATCAAATCGTAACAACAAATCCAATTGCCGGAACACGTAAACGAGGGCAAACAGTGGAACAAGATTTGACATTAGAACAAGAGCTACTCACCGATGAAAAAGAACGCGCAGAGCATTTAATGTTGATTGATTTAGGACGAAACGATGTAGGGAGAATTAGTGAAATTGGATCTGTCGAAGTTCCCGTTTATATGATTGTTGAAAAGTATCGCTTTGTAATGCATCTAGTTTCAGTCGTAACTGGCAAACTAAAACCAGAATTGACCGCAATGGATGCCCTAAAAGCAACGTTACCCGCTGGAACAGTCAGTGGCGCGCCAAAAATTAGAGCAATGCAACGGATTTACGAAATCGAGCCAGTTAAACGAAATATCTACGCAGGGGCCGTTGGTTACTTATCTAAAAATGACCAAGCCGATTTTGCCATTGCAATAAGAACGATGGTCATCCGTAAAAATAAAGCCTATGTACAAGCAGGAGCGGGTATCGTTTATGATTCTGACCCTACGAAAGAATATGAAGAAACGTTGCAAAAGGCCAAAGCACTTTTGGAGGTGGGAAAATGA
- a CDS encoding peptidase T has protein sequence MSQLLERFIRYVKVNTRSDAASQAVPTTPGQVDFARIIEKELAEIGLSDIHYNEGNGFLTAVLPATTNEEVPTIGFIAHLDTADYNANNIQPNIFPNYNGQDVVLNEALGIIMATEEFPNLQDYVGQTLITTDGTTLLGADDKAGIVEILAAVEYLLAHPEIPHGKVLLAFGPDEEIGRGADRFDAANFPAAFAYTIDSGRVGCFEYETFNAAQAVITIEGTSVHPGTAYGTMVNAIKLGERIDAQLPKDEVPEKTQGHEGFYLLTKFVGSLDHAELTYIIRDHDKELFQQRKQALAQIVSELNKSFDKERITIEFLDQYYNMKEIIEKDLTPVELAVKAMENLGIKPDIQPFRGGTDGSKISFMGIPTPNLFTGGENFHGQYEFITLEAMELAAKTIVEIIKENVGKSKI, from the coding sequence ATGAGTCAACTATTAGAACGATTTATCCGATATGTCAAAGTCAACACGCGCTCTGATGCTGCCAGTCAGGCAGTTCCCACAACACCTGGACAAGTGGATTTTGCAAGAATCATTGAAAAAGAATTAGCAGAAATTGGACTTTCTGATATTCATTATAATGAGGGCAACGGCTTTTTAACAGCTGTTTTACCAGCAACAACAAATGAAGAAGTACCAACAATCGGGTTTATTGCTCATTTGGATACAGCAGATTATAATGCTAATAACATTCAGCCAAACATTTTTCCAAATTATAATGGTCAGGATGTTGTACTGAATGAAGCACTAGGAATCATCATGGCAACTGAAGAGTTTCCCAATCTGCAAGATTATGTCGGTCAAACCTTGATCACAACAGATGGAACGACCTTGTTAGGAGCGGATGATAAAGCGGGAATCGTAGAAATTCTAGCTGCAGTCGAGTATTTACTAGCGCACCCTGAAATTCCTCATGGAAAAGTATTGCTAGCTTTTGGCCCAGATGAAGAAATTGGACGTGGCGCAGATCGTTTTGATGCGGCGAATTTTCCTGCAGCATTTGCTTATACAATAGATAGCGGCAGAGTCGGTTGCTTTGAATATGAAACATTCAATGCGGCGCAAGCGGTGATCACGATCGAAGGAACCAGTGTTCATCCAGGAACAGCATATGGCACGATGGTCAATGCCATCAAATTGGGTGAGAGAATAGATGCTCAATTGCCAAAAGATGAAGTGCCAGAAAAAACACAAGGTCATGAAGGGTTTTATTTACTGACAAAATTTGTTGGAAGTTTGGATCATGCTGAGTTGACATATATCATTCGAGACCATGATAAGGAATTGTTCCAACAAAGAAAACAAGCACTTGCTCAAATTGTCAGCGAATTAAATAAATCATTCGACAAAGAACGGATCACGATAGAATTTCTAGACCAGTATTACAACATGAAAGAGATTATCGAAAAAGATCTGACACCTGTAGAGCTTGCTGTTAAAGCGATGGAAAATCTAGGAATCAAACCGGATATTCAACCTTTCCGTGGTGGAACAGATGGTTCTAAAATTTCATTTATGGGTATTCCAACCCCCAACTTGTTTACAGGCGGGGAGAATTTCCATGGACAATACGAGTTTATTACGCTTGAAGCAATGGAACTAGCAGCGAAAACAATTGTCGAAATCATCAAGGAAAACGTTGGTAAATCAAAGATTTAA
- a CDS encoding peptide ABC transporter substrate-binding protein produces the protein MKKKLLVASVVLTGLLLAACGGSNDKKETTKSEDGTIAASQKIEISSPAPLSTLDTTQTMDKNTFTIVQHLFEGLYRFDDDSTPIPGLAEKVDISEDGLTYKFTLKDDIKWSNGEPITAQDFLYSWEKLVTPATIGPNAYLLDNVKNSKAIRNGEKSIDEIGLSAPSEKEFEVQLEQAQPSFLAVVSIGWLAPQNQAYVEKQGKEYAADSDHLIYSGPFILTDWDASSDTWTLKQNPDYYDADKVKLEEVKVNTIKEENTGINLYQSNELDLTRISGQYVQQYSDDAGYVTHSDVANNYLDFNKKEGTALANIHLRKAIAQSIDKDALTKSVLNDGSKPLNGLIPSDLYKNPETSEDFRKFSGDHLVHDVKKAQVEWEKAKADLGDKIKLSLLVSDDDNGKKISEYVQSQLQENLKGLEITINAQPKNNLLQTRKDKDYELSLSGWIAGSSDLDSYFNLYAGESAYNYGSYRNANYDKLITDARTVNANTPNKQFDDYKKAEDILLDQDAAQVPLYQSASNYLINPKIKGISYHLYGDYFNLRTAYLEN, from the coding sequence ATGAAGAAAAAATTATTAGTCGCAAGTGTAGTATTAACGGGATTATTACTAGCAGCATGTGGCGGTAGCAACGACAAAAAAGAGACAACCAAAAGCGAAGACGGGACGATCGCAGCGAGTCAGAAAATTGAAATCAGCTCACCGGCACCACTTTCAACATTAGATACGACACAAACAATGGACAAAAACACCTTTACGATCGTTCAGCATCTTTTTGAAGGGCTATATCGGTTTGATGATGATAGTACACCGATTCCGGGATTAGCAGAAAAAGTCGATATTAGTGAAGACGGCTTAACATATAAATTTACACTAAAAGATGATATAAAATGGAGCAATGGTGAGCCAATCACCGCACAAGATTTTCTTTATTCATGGGAAAAACTAGTAACACCAGCAACAATCGGCCCAAATGCTTATTTGTTAGATAATGTGAAAAACAGTAAAGCAATCCGTAATGGTGAAAAATCTATTGACGAAATTGGTCTTTCAGCCCCAAGTGAGAAAGAATTTGAAGTCCAATTAGAACAAGCGCAACCATCATTTTTAGCAGTTGTTTCAATAGGTTGGTTAGCACCGCAAAATCAGGCTTATGTTGAAAAACAAGGAAAAGAGTATGCGGCAGATAGCGACCATTTGATTTACAGCGGACCATTCATCTTAACCGATTGGGATGCTTCATCCGATACATGGACATTAAAGCAAAATCCTGACTACTATGATGCTGATAAAGTGAAACTAGAAGAAGTCAAAGTGAATACAATCAAAGAAGAAAATACAGGAATCAATTTATATCAATCAAATGAATTAGATTTGACTCGAATCAGTGGTCAGTATGTTCAACAATATAGCGACGATGCGGGTTATGTAACGCATTCAGATGTAGCAAACAATTATTTGGACTTCAATAAAAAAGAAGGAACGGCCCTTGCGAATATTCATTTACGAAAAGCAATCGCTCAATCAATCGACAAAGACGCCTTAACAAAGAGTGTACTAAACGATGGCTCAAAACCATTGAACGGTTTGATTCCAAGTGATTTATACAAAAATCCTGAAACCTCTGAAGACTTTAGAAAATTTAGCGGTGACCATTTAGTTCATGATGTGAAAAAGGCGCAAGTTGAGTGGGAAAAAGCCAAAGCTGATTTAGGGGACAAAATTAAACTATCACTATTGGTTTCAGATGATGATAACGGAAAAAAAATCTCTGAATACGTTCAAAGCCAGTTACAAGAAAATTTAAAAGGCTTAGAAATCACGATCAATGCACAACCAAAAAATAATCTATTGCAAACACGTAAAGATAAAGACTATGAACTTTCATTGTCGGGGTGGATCGCTGGTAGTAGTGATTTAGATTCATATTTTAACTTATATGCTGGAGAATCTGCCTATAATTATGGTTCATACAGAAATGCTAACTATGATAAGTTGATTACAGATGCACGTACGGTCAATGCAAATACGCCGAATAAACAATTTGATGACTATAAAAAAGCTGAAGATATTTTATTGGATCAAGATGCTGCTCAAGTACCGCTTTACCAAAGTGCGTCTAACTACTTGATCAATCCAAAAATCAAAGGAATCAGCTATCATTTGTATGGGGATTATTTCAATCTGAGAACGGCTTATTTAGAAAATTAA
- a CDS encoding histidinol phosphate phosphatase, translating to MNYYDQHVHTYFSFDSEEVFENYLKNEPDFFVSTDHFDLKNPYSNFRDDIPDYQAYLKKLKELTQVVPKTEFLKGIEIGVVPGQEAMIKEYLSQRPYDVKIMSIHQNGRFDYMDDAVLAKGKYIVAKEYFQQMSTVLDSFFEGDILAHFDYGLRRFDFTVKELQENYEDLLIEIFKKVIDLEMAVELNAKSFLKYNNAELYAYAMPLYVSLGGKEFTLGSDAHVAADYQNGFHEMSLLLKNIGIDKLTVFQGKERFVTELPTITMS from the coding sequence ATGAATTATTATGATCAGCATGTGCATACTTATTTTTCTTTTGATTCAGAAGAAGTATTTGAAAACTATTTGAAAAATGAACCCGATTTTTTTGTTTCAACGGATCATTTTGATTTGAAAAATCCTTATTCCAATTTCAGAGATGATATTCCAGATTACCAAGCCTATCTAAAAAAATTAAAGGAATTAACTCAGGTAGTCCCAAAGACTGAATTTTTAAAAGGAATTGAAATTGGGGTTGTTCCAGGTCAAGAAGCGATGATCAAAGAATACCTTAGTCAGCGCCCATATGATGTGAAAATCATGAGTATTCATCAAAATGGTCGATTTGATTACATGGACGATGCTGTTTTAGCGAAAGGAAAATATATTGTAGCCAAGGAATACTTTCAACAGATGTCAACTGTCTTAGATTCTTTTTTTGAAGGAGATATTTTGGCTCATTTTGATTATGGATTAAGGCGATTTGATTTTACTGTTAAAGAGTTACAAGAAAACTATGAAGACCTTTTGATAGAAATTTTCAAAAAGGTCATTGACTTAGAGATGGCAGTTGAGTTAAATGCTAAAAGTTTTCTTAAATACAATAATGCAGAGCTTTATGCTTACGCGATGCCGCTATATGTAAGCTTAGGGGGAAAAGAATTTACCTTAGGGTCGGATGCTCACGTGGCTGCAGATTATCAAAACGGTTTTCATGAAATGTCTTTGCTGCTAAAAAATATAGGTATAGATAAATTGACCGTTTTTCAAGGGAAAGAACGTTTTGTAACAGAGCTTCCGACAATAACGATGAGCTAG
- a CDS encoding ABC transporter substrate-binding protein: MKKFILGSTGLLCFSLLAVGCGSSKTETSQAVSDDTLEVITEKAKKEGSIASVGMPNTWANWVGTWQDLEKKYGISHVDTDMSSAEELAKFDSEGKSGTADIGDVGISFGPLAKSKGLTLPYKTSYWKDIPDWAKDKDGDWLLSYTGTISFMTDKNNVKEAPKSWKELLSGKYKVSIGDVATANQAQFSVLAAAIANGGSEKDIQPGLDYFKKIAENGRLSTVDASVANLEKGEIDVAVMWDFNGLNYRDQIEPSRFDIAVPTDGSVISGYTTIINKNAPHPNAAKLAREYILSDEGQINLARGYARPIRSVKLPKEVEEKLLPDSAYQAAVPVKDNKVWDNTSAALPELWQSEVLTYAK, translated from the coding sequence TTGAAAAAGTTTATTTTAGGTTCAACTGGGTTACTGTGTTTTAGTTTATTAGCTGTAGGATGTGGTTCAAGCAAAACAGAAACGTCACAAGCTGTTTCTGATGATACATTAGAAGTGATTACTGAAAAAGCAAAAAAAGAGGGCTCTATTGCAAGTGTTGGAATGCCTAATACCTGGGCAAACTGGGTGGGTACTTGGCAAGATCTTGAAAAAAAATATGGGATCAGCCATGTTGATACAGACATGTCCAGCGCAGAGGAATTAGCAAAATTTGATTCGGAAGGAAAAAGTGGGACAGCCGATATCGGTGATGTTGGGATTAGTTTTGGGCCACTTGCTAAGAGTAAGGGACTGACTCTACCATATAAAACAAGCTACTGGAAGGACATCCCAGATTGGGCAAAAGATAAAGATGGTGACTGGTTATTAAGTTATACAGGAACCATTTCTTTTATGACGGATAAAAATAATGTTAAAGAGGCCCCTAAGAGTTGGAAAGAATTGTTAAGTGGAAAGTACAAAGTGAGTATCGGCGATGTTGCAACGGCAAACCAAGCCCAATTTTCAGTATTAGCAGCTGCAATCGCAAATGGTGGCAGTGAAAAAGATATTCAGCCGGGGTTGGATTATTTTAAAAAGATTGCTGAAAATGGACGATTATCTACCGTTGATGCAAGTGTTGCAAATCTTGAAAAAGGCGAAATTGACGTTGCTGTAATGTGGGATTTCAATGGACTGAATTATCGCGACCAAATTGAGCCTTCCCGTTTTGATATAGCCGTTCCAACAGATGGTTCAGTTATCAGTGGCTACACAACAATTATTAACAAAAATGCTCCTCATCCGAATGCCGCGAAACTTGCTCGAGAATATATTTTATCTGATGAAGGGCAAATTAATCTGGCTCGCGGATATGCACGACCAATTCGTTCAGTGAAACTGCCAAAAGAAGTGGAAGAAAAACTATTACCTGATTCAGCGTATCAAGCAGCTGTTCCTGTAAAAGATAATAAGGTTTGGGATAACACTTCAGCCGCGCTTCCAGAATTATGGCAATCAGAGGTGCTAACTTATGCAAAATGA